The genomic stretch CAGAGTAGTGGCGAGCGAAATGGGAGCAGCCTGTACTCGTTATCTTCATTGTTAGTCGAAGGCTCTGGAAAGTGCCGCCATAGCAGGTGATAGCCCTGTAGACGAAAACAGCGGGGAAGAACTAGGTGTACGACAAGTAGGGCGGGACACGTGAAATCCTGTCTGAAGATGGGGGGACCATCCTCCAAGGCTAAATACTCGTGATCGACCGATAGTGAACCAGTACCGTGAGGGAAAGGCGAAAAGAACCCCGGGAGGGGAGTGAAATAGATCCTGAAACCGCATGCATACAAACAGTCGGAGCCTTTGAAAGAGGGTGACGGCGTACCTTTTGTATAATGGGTCAGCGACTTACATTCAGTGGCAAGCTTAACCGATTAGGGCAGGCGTAGCGAAAGCGAGTCCGAACAGGGCGTTCAGTCGCTGGGTGTAGACCCGAAACCAGGTGATCTATCCATGGCCAGGATGAAGGTGCGGTAACACGTACTGGAGGTCCGAACCCACTAACGTTGAAAAGTTAGGGGATGAGCTGTGGATAGGGGTGAAAGGCTAAACAAACCTGGAAATAGCTGGTTCTCTCCGAAAACTATTTAGGTAGTGCCTCGTGTATCACCTTCGGGGGTAGAGCACTGTCATGGTTGTGGGGTCCATTGCGGATTACTACGCCATAGCAAACTCCGAATACCGAAGAGTGCAATCACGGGAGACAGACATCGGGTGCTAACGTCCGGTGTCAAGAGGGAAACAACCCAGACCGCCAGCTAAGGTCCCCAAATATTGCTAAGTGGGAAACGAAGTGGGAAGGCTAAAACAGTCAGGAGGTTGGCTTAGAAGCAGCCATCCTTTAAAGAAAGCGTAATAGCTCACTGATCGAGTCGTCCTGCGCGGAAGATGTAACGGGGCTAAGCAATATACCGAAGCTGCGGATGCACATTTATGTGCATGGTAGGAGAGCGTTCCGTAAGCCTGCGAAGGTGCATTGAAAAGTGCGCTGGAGGTATCGGAAGTGCGAATGCTGACATGAGTAGCGATAAAGGGGGTGAAAGGCCCCCTCGCCGTAAGCCCAAGGTTTCCTACGCAACGTTCATCGGCGTAGGGTGAGTCGGCCCCTAAGGCGAGGCAGAAATGCGTAGCTGATGGGAAGCAGGTTAATATTCCTGCACCATTGTTAAATGCGATGGGGGGACGGATCGCGGAAGGTTGTCCGGGTGTTGGAAGTCCCGGTTCCTGTGTTGGAGAAGGCGCTTAGGCAAATCCGGGCGCGGAATTCAAGGGCATGGGACGAGTGATCTAGGTCACGAAGCAACTGGAAGTGGTTCCAAGAAAAGCCTCTAAGCTTCAGTTTAACAAGACCGTACCGCAAACCGACACAGGTGGGCGAGATGAGTATTCTAAGGCGCTTGAGAGAACTCGGGAGAAGGAACTCGGCAAATTGGTACCGTAACTTCGGGATAAGGTACGCCCCTGTAGCCTGACTGGCCTGCGCCAGAAGGGTGAAGGGGTTGCAATAAACTGGTGGCTGCGACTGTTTAATAAAAACACAGCACTCTGCAAACACGAAAGTGGACGTATAGGGTGTGACGCCTGCCCGGTGCCGGAAGATTAAATGATGGGGTGCAAGCTCTTGATTGAAGTCCCGGTAAACGGCGGCCGTAACTATAACGGTCCTAAGGTAGCGAAATTCCTTGTCGGGTAAGTTCCGACCTGCACGAATGGCGTAACGATGGCCACACTGTCTCCTCCCGAGACTCAGCGAAGTTGAAGTGTTTGTGATGATGCAATCTCCCCGCGGCTAGACGGAAAGACCCCATGAACCTTTACTGTAGCTTTGCATTGGACTTTGAACCGGTCTGTGTAGGATAGGTGGGAGGCTTTGAAGCGTGGACGCCAGTCTGCGTGGAGCCGACCTTGAAATACCACCCTGGTTTGTTTGAGGTTCTAACCTTGGTCCGTGATCCGGATCGGGGACAGTGCATGGTAGGCAGTTTGACTGGGGCGGTCTCCTCCCAAAGTGTAACGGAGGAGTACGAAGGTACGCTAGGTACGGTCGGAAATCGTGCTGATAGTGCAATGGCATAAGCGTGCTTAACTGCGAGACCGACAAGTCGAGCAGGTGCGAAAGCAGGTCATAGTGATCCGGTGGTTCTGTATGGAAGGGCCATCGCTCAACGGATAAAAGGTACTCTGGGGATAACAGGCTGATACCGCCCAAGAGTTCATATCGACGGCGGTGTTTGGCACCTCGATGTCGGCTCATCTCATCCTGGGGCTGTAGCCGGTCCCAAGGGTATGGCTGTTCGCCATTTAAAGAGGTACGTGAGCTGGGTTTAAAACGTCGTGAGACAGTTTGGTCCCTATCTGCCGTGGGCGCTGGATATTTGAAGGGGGCTGCTCCTAGTACGAGAGGACCGGAGTGGACGAACCTCTGGTGTACCGGTTGTCACGCCAGTGGCATCGCCGGGTAGCTATGTTCGGAAGAGATAACCGCTGAAAGCATCTAAGCGGGAAACTCGCCTTAAGATGAGATATCCCCGGGGCTTCGAGCCCCTTGAAGGGTCGTTCAAGACCAGGACGTTGATAGGTCAGGTGTGGAAGCGCAGTAATGCGTTAAGCTAACTGATACTAATTGCCCGTAAGGCTTGATCCTATAACAGGTGTGTGTCGGCAGCCGTTAGTGCTTCAGCACTTATGGATGCCCACCCTGCGCCATGCGCAGGGTCTTGAGACCACATGCACAGGTTGAGATCGATGTTGTGCCTCGAACAACACAGCCCGAGCTTGCTGAAAGCTCCTCTGGTGAGCATCACCAGAAACTACTTCTTCCAGATTGGTTGTGTTGACAAAGTCAACACGACAACAAGTCATGCCTGATGACCATAGCGAGTCGGTCCCACCCCTTCCCATCCCGAACAGGACCGTGAAACGACTCCACGCCGATGATAGTGCGGATTCCCGTGTGAAAGTAGGTAATCGTCAGGCTCCCCAGCATGTCCAGAAACCCCACCCCGCAAAGGTGGGGTTTTTGCGTTTATGCACAAAAAATTTGTATTCCTAAGAATAAGAAGCAGGATTTTGATATTTGCAGAGCCGACCAGTCGATACTGGGGACCCCTGAGCTTGCCCCCGAAAAACGAATCCCTTGCTGAGCAGGTAAACTCAAGCAAGGAGAAGAACGATGACAGGCAAGGCAAAGCGGGCACAGTACACGCTCGAATTCAAGCTGGAAGCCGTGCGACTGGTCAAGGCCGGACAAAGCATGGCGGCCGTGGCGGCGACACTGGGTGTTGTTGAACAGACGCTGTACAACTGGATAAAGGCTGAGCGGGAAGGCAGGCTGGCGGGCGCTGGCACGAAGCCTGTGAGCCCAGAACAGATGGAACTGGCGCGGCTGCGTGCGGAAGTGGCTCGCCTGAAGATGGAGCGGGATATTTTAAAAAACCGCCCTACGCGCTTGCGCGCGCCCCTCATGAGTAGAAACTCCCGGGGAGTACACTCGATGCACGCAGAGACAGTGGCCGTAAGCTTCTTGGAGGTATGAACCCCGTCAAAAAACCTGGCCCAGGGGAAGCTGCGGACTCATCTGTGGCGGCGTCTTCGGGCGACCCCGTTTAGGAAATTGATCTATTCCGAGTCCCCGTCCTGCGCCTGATTATCCAGGAGGTGGGTGATGCCAAAAGACCGAACACGATCCAAGCCCTCAGGGTTGCCGATCATTCATCCGTTTGCAGCCGGTATTGATATCGGTTCACGGTTCCATGTTGTCGCCGTGAGTCCAGATCTGTGCGACGAGCCGGTGCAGACATTCCAGGCATTTACGAGCGATTTGCAACGCATGGCGGACTGGCTCGTCGCGACCGGCACAAAGACGGTTGTGATGGAATCGACCGGCGTGTACTGGGTCGCCGCCTACGAGGTGCTGGAGTCCCGGGGCCTTGAAGTCGTTCTTGCCAATGCACGCGAGGCGCGCGCAGTCCCTGGAAGAAAGAGTGATGTCAACGACGCACAATGGCTGCAGCGACTGCACGCGTGTGGGCTACTACGGGCAAGTTTCCGGCCTGGGCGCGACATCGCGGAATTACGCGCATACCTGCGTTGCCGCGAAAGGCATACTGACTATGCCGCCGCGCATATCCAGCACATGCAGAAAGCGCTGACCTTCATGAATATCCAGTTGCACCACGTGATCACGGATATCACGGGCGTCACTGGAATGCGGATCGTCCGCGCGATCGTCGCCGGCGAACGCGATCCAGACCGGCTGGCGGCGATGCGCGACGTCCGCTGCAAGGAAAGCCTTGAGACCATTCGTAGTGCACTGGTGGGCAACTACCAGCCCGAGCACGTATTCGCCTTGAAGCAGGCGCTTGCGCTGTATGACTTTTACCAGCGGTGTATCGACGAGTGCGATGTTGAGATCGAACGCGCTGTCGCGATTCTCAATATCGCTCACCCGATTCCGGATGCGCCGTTGCCGAAGGCGAAGCATCGCAGCAAGCTGCCCAGCGATCCCAACTTTGATGTGCGCACGGCCATGTACCAACTGGCGGGGACCGACCTGACGCAAATTCACGGCATCGGCCCATTCCTTGCACTGCGCCTGATTGGCGAATGTGGAACGGACTTGAGCCGATGGCCAACCGCCAAACATTTCACTTCATGGCTCACGCTTTCGCCCGGCTGCAAGATCAGCGGTGGCAAGGTGCTGTCATCGCACACGCGCAAAACAAGCAGTCGCATCACAGTCGCCCTGAGGCTTGCGGCGGTGACCGTTGGAAGAAGCAATACCGCGCTTGGTGCATTCTACCGGCGCCTCGCCGGGCGCATCGGCAACGCCAAGGCCGTGACCGCGACGGCGCGCAAGATCGCTGTCCTGTTTTATAACGCGATGCGCTATGGCATGGACTATCGCGACCCGGGTGCGGATCATTACGAGCAGCAGTACAGGGACCGCGTCATCAAACAGCTTCATCGCCGCGCGGCGCAATTTGGGTATTCACTGCAACCTCAGGACTCGCCAGCGTGAAGGTGTGTTTCTTAGGAAAGCCGCAGCGTACTTCGCGAAGGAGTCGATGTGAAGTGCGCGTTCATTGACCGGAATCGACACCACTGGCCAGTTTCAGTACTGTGTGAAGCGCTCGAAGTCAGCCCCAGCGGATATCATCAGCGCCAGCAACGCAGCGCCAAGGACAAGCCGCAAAGAGGCTACATGAGCAACGATGCCCTGCTCGCGCACATCAAGGCGATTCACGCGCAGGTCAAGGGCGAATACGGCTGGCCGCGCATGTGGAAGGAACTGCTCGCGCGCGGCGTGCGCGTGGGCAAGGAGCGGGTTCGCAAGCTGATGGCGCAGCATGGCATTCGTGCACGGCACAAGCGCAAGTACATCGCGACGACGAACTCGAATCACAACCTGCCGGTTGCACCGAATCTACTGGGGCGCGACTTCACGGCGTCGGCGCCGAATCAGGTCTGGACGAGCGATATTACCTATCTGGCGACAGCCGAAGGCTGGGTGTACCTCGCGGTCATCATCGACATGTTCAGCCGGCAGGTGGTGGGCTGGTCGATGCAGCCGCACATGAAAGCGGAGTTGGTCACAGACGCGCTACGCATGGCGTGGTTCCGGCGTCGCCCCGAGGCTGGTGTAATCGTGCATAGCGACCGGGGCAGCCAGTATTGCGGCGGCCTGTTCCAGGACACGCTGAAGGCCTACGGCATGCGCTCGTCGATGAGCCGACGCGGCGATTGCTGGGACAACGCGCCGACGGAAAGCCTGTGGGGTTCGCTGAAGGTAGCTCGTATGCATGGACGACACTTCACCACGCGGCGTGCTGCAATGGATGAGGTGATTGACTGGCTGAGCTTTTACAATGCACGCCGGTTGCACTCGACACTCGACTACGTCAGTCCCATGACATTCGAGAAAAACTGGTTCGCGGCTCAGCAGGGACGAGCCGCATAATTCCCTCGGTTATGGGATTCGCGGAACGGGGGCAAGGTCAGATTGTTTGCCTGCGGCGACGGGCTTTCTTTGCCATTACGTTTGCGTTCGGCTCCGGCCTGGTCGATTCTTATTGGTTCTTCATCGGTTCTATTCGCGCTGATCAAAAGCAAAACCTCGCCCTCTCATGCTATGTTTGACCGACCCGCATCGCCGCCCGTAGGAGACACGCAAAAATGCCCGCCTCGACAGCCATCGTCACCATCCTGGCCGCACTGCTGCTCGGCGCCATGAGCCCCGGACCGAGCTTCGTCATCGTTGCCCGCAATGCAATCGGACTCTCGCGCGGCGACGGCCTCGCAACAGCCGCCGGCATGGGCATCGGCGGCGTGTTCTTCAGCGGCATCGCCTTGCTCGGTCTATACACCTTGCTGGCGACGGTAGAGTGGCTGTACGTCGGCTTGAAGGTGGCCGGTGGCCTTTATCTGGTCTACCTTGCGTCGAAGATATGGCGCGGTGCGGCTAAACCACTCGCGTTCGACGCCACGCAAGCCGCCGCTACCAACGTGCGTAAGTCCTTCTGGATCGGTTTGAGCACACAACTCAGCAATCCGAAAACCGCGGTCTACTACGGCAGTATCTTCGCGGCCTTGCTTCCGCAACATCCGCCGGTGTGGTGCTACTTTGCATTGCCCCCCGCGATCTTCGCCATTGAAGCCGGCTGGTACACCGTGGTCGCGTTGTGCTTTTCGAGCAAACGGCCGCGCGAAATCTATCTGCAATGGAAGGCCTGGATCGATCGCGTCGCCGCAAGCGCAGTCGCTGCACTCGGTTTACGTCTGATCCTGACAGCGCATAAAGTGGGTATCTGAAACGGAAACCTCGCTTGAGCGTTGGCCGTGCCGCGCGACACGGCAAACCGGTAACGAGGGCAGCATCGCCGCGCGGGCGCACGCAGGGCCCCTAACAAAACAGTTACAAGATAAGTGTTGACGCTGACGTGCCCCGACGGTTATTGTGGCATCCGAAGTTCAAGAAGTTCGATTGCTGTTCATCAATGTCTCGCTCCTCAGCGGTATTCGTTGTCCTCTCCCTCCTTGACGCTTCACGCGCTCCTCAACAGAGCAAATTTTTCTATTTTTACTCAAGGATTCTTCATGGATACCGGTACCGTTAAGTGGTTCAACGACAGCAAAGGCTTTGGCTTCATCACCCCGGACAAGGGCGGCGACGACCTGTTCGCGCACTTCTCCGAAATCAGCGGCGACGGCTTCAAGACGCTGGCTGAAAATCAGAAGGTGAGCTTCGAAACGAAGCAAGGCCCGAAGGGTCTGCAAGCGGCTAACATCAAGCCGATGTAAGTTTGAAGGGCTCGGTGTCCGGCAACGGACATCGGGCTGCAGCGACATCCTCGCGGAGCTTTGTCTCCCACAGTTGGCGCGATCGCTTTTAGCTGCATGTGTTGTTCAGCAGCAAGCCCCAAGCGCCAAACGCCTCGTTGCACCTCATTCTCCCCTCTGGCTTCAACGCCCTTTTTTAGCTTTCCGACTGCGTTTGTGGATTCGGCTCGCAATGGCTTGAATCGGCTCGTCCGCGTGACCCGTACAACGGCTCGCACGGCAGGCGCGCACTCGAACATTATTAAAATATAAAATGCAAAACAAACATATTCATCATTACAACGGCTATGCCGTCAAACCCTCGGCGCATCGTTTGCCCGACGGTAGCTTTTCATCCAACCTGCTGCTCGAACGCGCTGACAGCGTGCGTACCGAAGGGCGCTACCAGTTCTATTCGCTCGACTACTTCCCGAACGAAGAACAGGCATTGCAGCATTCGGCACGCTGGGCACGCCGCTGGGTCGACACGCGCGGTTAAGCGCGAGTCGAGTCTGATGCGCGCGGGACCCCGCGCTTGCATCGTACAACACTACATAGCGCGTCATTGGGCGCGCTAGACAATCGCGCGCGGTCTATTTGGATTCTTCCGCCTTGATCCGCGCGCGCAGTTCGAACTTCTGAATTTTTCCGGTCGACGTCTTCGGCAATTCGCCAAAGCGCACCGCCTTTGGCAACTTGTATCCCGCAAGAAACAGCCGGCAGTGCGCGATGATCTCTTCTGCGCTTACCTGAGCGCCCTCCTTGAGCTCGACGAAAGCACATGGCACCTCACCCCATTTCGGATCGGCCATCGCCACCACGGCGGCGACCGACACCGCAGGATGACGGTACAGCGTGTCTTCCACCTCGATGCTCGAGATGTTCTCGCCACCCGAAATGATGATGTCCTTGCTGCGATCGCGGATACGGATATAGCCGTCAGGCATCCGCACGCCGAGGTCCCCGGTGTGGAACCAGCCGCCGCGGAAGGTCGCTTCCGTGGCGCGCTCGTTCTTCAGATACCCCTTCATGCAGATATTGCCGCGGAACATGATCTCGCCGAGCGTTTCGCCGTCATCAGGCACCGGCTCGAGCGTGTCCGGGTCGAGCACCGTCACGGCTGCCTGCAAGTGATAGCGCACGCCTTGCCGTGCATTCATTTCGGCACGCGCGTTGTCGTCGAGCATTTCCCATTCCGCCTGTTTCGCGCAGACCGCGGCCGGGCCGTAGGTCTCGGTGAGCCCGTACACGTGCGTCAGATCGAAACCGATCTCCTTCATCTTGGCGATGACCGCCGGTGCGGGCGCCGCGCCCGCCACCATCGTCGACACGCGATGCGTGATGCCCTCGCGCCATTCGGCGGGCGCATTCGCAAGCGCGCTTTGCACAATCGGCGCGCCGCAATAGTGCGTGATGCCTTCGCGGCGAATCAGGTCGAACACCGTCTTCGCGTCGAATTTGCGCAGACAGACGTTGACGCCCGCACGTGCGGCGACGGTCCACGGGAAACACCAGCCGTTGCAGTGAAAGAGCGGCAAGGTCCATAGGTAGACTGCATGTTTCGGCATATCCCATTCGAGGATATTGCTAAGCGCATTCAGATACGCGCCGCGATGGTGGTAGACCACGCCCTTCGGGTCACCGGTCGTGCCCGAGGTGTAGTTCAGCGCGATAGCGTCCCACTCGTCGGCAGGTAAAGTCCAGACGAACTCTGGGTCGCCAGTTTGCAGGAACGCTTCATAGTCGGTCGCGCGGATGAACTTGTCCGCGTCGGCGGGCATCGCATCTGCCACGCTGATCACGCGTAACTCGGGAAATTCCAGCGCCGCCCGGTGCGCGAACTCGCTGTACTCCGTGTCGACGATCAGCGCCTTCGCCTCGCCATGGCGCAGCATGAACAGCAGCGACGACACGTCGAGCCGCGTATTCAGCGTATTGAGCACGGCCCCGGCCATCGGCACACCGAAATGCGCTTCTATCATCGGAGGAATATTCGGCAGCAACGCAGCAACCGTGTCGCCGCGTTCTATGCCGGCCTGCTGCAACGCGCTGGCCAGACGCCGCGCGCGCCCGTAGGTCTCGCGCCAGTTACGGCGAATCTCCCCATGGACGACCGCCGGCCGCTCACCGTAGACTTCCGCTGCGCGTACGATGAAATCGATGGGTGTCAGCGGGACATAATTGGCCTCGCGCCGCTCAAGGCCTTCTTCGAACATGTGCTTCATCGCTTTGTCTCCTGATGCGCTGGTCGCGCCGTCGCTTTTTCTGATTGATGAACTAGCCTAGCAACTGTCATGGTGAACTGTCTGTCATTCAAATGACAGAGTGGCGCGCCCTGACTCTTCTCAACCGACTTCACCCTCCTACGCCCCCTTGGCCGCTTATGGATGACGCTTCGCTCCCCGCCTGCGCAGACACCCGCCCGCACCGTCCTGAACGGATTCCGCGCACCGATCTGCCGCGGCTGTTCGGCACCTGCGCCTGGTTCAGGGCGCTCGCCGCCGAGCATCAGGCCATGGTCCTTGCCAGCGCGTACGCGGAGCGTCTGGAAGGGGGCGCATGGATCGCGCGCCGCCAGGAGCCGTCGGACTATTGGATCGGCGTCCATTCCGGCCTGATCAAACTCGCCATCTACAACGCCTCAGGACGCAGTTGCACGCTCTCTGGCGTACCGCCTGGCGGCTGGTTCGGCGAAGGCAGCGTGATCAAGCGCGAATTGCGCAAATACGACGTGGCCGCCATTCAGCCTTCGCTCGTGATGTTCGTGCCGACGGAGACGTTTCATGCACTCCTGGAGTCGAGTCTGCCGTTCACAGGCTTCGTGATCCGGCAGTTGAACAACCGCATGGGCGAATTCATCGCAGCGATCCAGAATAGCCGGTTGCTGGACGTCGACGCGCGCGTCGCCCAGTCGCTCGCACAACTGTTCAATCCCGACCTCTATCCCGACACCGGACGCACGCTGGCCATTTCGCAGGAAGAAGTCGGCCTGCTGGCAGGCG from Paraburkholderia phytofirmans OLGA172 encodes the following:
- a CDS encoding IS110 family transposase → MPKDRTRSKPSGLPIIHPFAAGIDIGSRFHVVAVSPDLCDEPVQTFQAFTSDLQRMADWLVATGTKTVVMESTGVYWVAAYEVLESRGLEVVLANAREARAVPGRKSDVNDAQWLQRLHACGLLRASFRPGRDIAELRAYLRCRERHTDYAAAHIQHMQKALTFMNIQLHHVITDITGVTGMRIVRAIVAGERDPDRLAAMRDVRCKESLETIRSALVGNYQPEHVFALKQALALYDFYQRCIDECDVEIERAVAILNIAHPIPDAPLPKAKHRSKLPSDPNFDVRTAMYQLAGTDLTQIHGIGPFLALRLIGECGTDLSRWPTAKHFTSWLTLSPGCKISGGKVLSSHTRKTSSRITVALRLAAVTVGRSNTALGAFYRRLAGRIGNAKAVTATARKIAVLFYNAMRYGMDYRDPGADHYEQQYRDRVIKQLHRRAAQFGYSLQPQDSPA
- a CDS encoding LysE family translocator — its product is MPASTAIVTILAALLLGAMSPGPSFVIVARNAIGLSRGDGLATAAGMGIGGVFFSGIALLGLYTLLATVEWLYVGLKVAGGLYLVYLASKIWRGAAKPLAFDATQAAATNVRKSFWIGLSTQLSNPKTAVYYGSIFAALLPQHPPVWCYFALPPAIFAIEAGWYTVVALCFSSKRPREIYLQWKAWIDRVAASAVAALGLRLILTAHKVGI
- a CDS encoding cold-shock protein, encoding MDTGTVKWFNDSKGFGFITPDKGGDDLFAHFSEISGDGFKTLAENQKVSFETKQGPKGLQAANIKPM
- a CDS encoding acyl-CoA synthetase gives rise to the protein MKHMFEEGLERREANYVPLTPIDFIVRAAEVYGERPAVVHGEIRRNWRETYGRARRLASALQQAGIERGDTVAALLPNIPPMIEAHFGVPMAGAVLNTLNTRLDVSSLLFMLRHGEAKALIVDTEYSEFAHRAALEFPELRVISVADAMPADADKFIRATDYEAFLQTGDPEFVWTLPADEWDAIALNYTSGTTGDPKGVVYHHRGAYLNALSNILEWDMPKHAVYLWTLPLFHCNGWCFPWTVAARAGVNVCLRKFDAKTVFDLIRREGITHYCGAPIVQSALANAPAEWREGITHRVSTMVAGAAPAPAVIAKMKEIGFDLTHVYGLTETYGPAAVCAKQAEWEMLDDNARAEMNARQGVRYHLQAAVTVLDPDTLEPVPDDGETLGEIMFRGNICMKGYLKNERATEATFRGGWFHTGDLGVRMPDGYIRIRDRSKDIIISGGENISSIEVEDTLYRHPAVSVAAVVAMADPKWGEVPCAFVELKEGAQVSAEEIIAHCRLFLAGYKLPKAVRFGELPKTSTGKIQKFELRARIKAEESK
- a CDS encoding Crp/Fnr family transcriptional regulator; this encodes MDDASLPACADTRPHRPERIPRTDLPRLFGTCAWFRALAAEHQAMVLASAYAERLEGGAWIARRQEPSDYWIGVHSGLIKLAIYNASGRSCTLSGVPPGGWFGEGSVIKRELRKYDVAAIQPSLVMFVPTETFHALLESSLPFTGFVIRQLNNRMGEFIAAIQNSRLLDVDARVAQSLAQLFNPDLYPDTGRTLAISQEEVGLLAGVSRQRINQTLQNLEKLQILRLSYNQIDVLDLERLCAFGREQI